In a single window of the Anabas testudineus chromosome 19, fAnaTes1.2, whole genome shotgun sequence genome:
- the LOC113155873 gene encoding solute carrier family 2, facilitated glucose transporter member 11-like — MNSTGDNEPEETSKSSGSARILALTICSAAIGGTFQYGYNISIINAPTLYIQAFINDTYVERRGTTLDTPQVTLLWTIVVSAFSLGGLLGALLAGPMAVHFGRKNSLLLNNFFLFVGAVLVLTCKLAKSFEMIILSRFLVGMNSGVSMNIQPMYFGESAPKHLRGAVTFSSAVFTAFGIFLGQVVGLTEVLGAEPFWPYLLSSNAVPALIQLLTLPWFPESPRYLLIDRGDREACVQALGRFRGGEAPILEMEEMLQEQQQQQSAAVNSGSAAFAKTPWALFKDCDMRSQLRTVMVASSAMMLCGNDSFYFYASYIFLEAGIPPAKIQYVTIGTGASELTAAILSNLLIERVGRRYLLVGGYTLMCCWTIVFTVALTFQSHGVEGMPYLSMACVFAYILSFGLGPAGVTGILPAEIFDQAARPAAYMVAGSLMWISLFFVGMIFPFIVNNLGNFCFLPFLGVCFLSAVFLGLTLPETKGKTLAEITADFDRKNGRKKERIEKQMDKPIKDDYQLGTACSFSTLAQDPDPDLNH, encoded by the coding sequence ATGAACTCCACAGGTGATAATGAGCCAGAAGAAACCAGCAAATCTTCGGGCAGTGCCCGGATCCTCGCTTTGACTATCTGCTCTGCTGCCATTGGAGGCACCTTCCAGTACGGCTACAACATATCAATCATCAATGCTCCTACCCTCTACATCCAAGCCTTCATCAATGATACGTATGTGGAGCGCAGGGGAACAACCTTGGACACCCCTCAGGTAACGCTACTTTGGACTATTGTTGTATCAGCCTTCTCGTTAGGAGGTTTGCTAGGTGCCTTGTTAGCAGGACCCATGGCAGTACACTTTGGGAGAAAGAACTCACTGCTTCTGAAcaatttcttcctttttgttgGTGCTGTGCTTGTGCTAACGTGCAAGTTGGCCAAATCCTTTGAGATGATCATCCTTTCCCGATTTCTGGTGGGCATGAACTCAGGTGTAAGTATGAACATCCAGCCTATGTATTTTGGGGAAAGCGCCCCCAAACACCTCCGAGGTGCTGTGACTTTTTCATCTGCTGTTTTCACAGCATTTGGGATTTTCTTAGGTCAGGTTGTTGGACTTACTGAGGTCCTGGGTGCTGAGCCTTTTTGGCCCTACTTACTATCTAGTAATGCTGTACCAGCATTGATCCAACTGCTTACCCTACCTTGGTTCCCTGAAAGCCCCAGATACCTGCTCATTGACCGGGGAGACAGAGAAGCATGTGTCCAAGCACTTGGGAGATTTCGCGGTGGGGAGGCCCCTATCttggagatggaggagatgcttcaggagcagcagcagcaacaatcaGCAGCTGTAAATTCTGGATCAGCAGCTTTTGCTAAGACACCATGGGCACTGTTTAAGGATTGTGACATGCGATCCCAGCTCAGGACAGTCATGGTAGCCAGTAGTGCCATGATGCTCTGTGGCAATGACTCCTTCTATTTCTATGCGTCCTACATCTTTCTCGAAGCCGGCATCCCTCCAGCGAAAATCCAGTATGTCACCATTGGCACAGGGGCATCTGAGCTAACTGCTGCCATATTGAGCAATCTCCTAATTGAACGTGTAGGCCGCAGGTACCTTCTAGTTGGAGGGTACACTCTTATGTGTTGCTGGACTATAGTCTTCACTGTAGCTCTTACCTTCCAGAGCCACGGAGTGGAAGGAATGCCTTATCTCAGTATGGCATGTGTGTTCGCCTACATACTTAGCTTTGGTTTGGGCCCTGCAGGGGTGACAGGGATCCTACCAGCTGAAATCTTCGACCAGGCAGCTAGGCCAGCAGCGTATATGGTTGCTGGCTCCCTAATGTGGATCAGCCTGTTCTTTGTAGGAATGATCTTCCCCTTCATTGTAAACAACCTTGGGAACTTCTGCTTCCTTCCCTTCctgggtgtgtgttttctatctgctgtgtttttgggACTGACCTTACCAGAGACTAAGGGCAAGACACTGGCTGAGATTACTGCAGATTTTGATAGaaaaaatggaagaaagaaggagaggatAGAAAAGCAGATGGATAAACCCATTAAGGATGACTACCAGCTGGGTACAGCTTGCTCCTTCTCTACTCTAGCGCAAGATCCTGACCCAGACCTTAACCATTAG